In the Trueperaceae bacterium genome, GCTGGCCGACGAAGCCGGCGTGCTCTCGCGCCTGCTGCGGCGCTCACCCGGCCTGCGGCTCCTCGTGACCGCGCGCAGGCCGCTGCGCATCGTGGGTGAGCGCGCCATCGAGGTGCCGGAGCTGGCGGACACGGCGGCGCAGGAGCTCTTCAGGCAGGGCATGCGGCGTGTCGGGGCGGACGACCCGACCGACGACCAGCTCGCCGAGCTGGCCGCGGCCGTCGGGCGCGACCCCCTCGCCATCGAGCTTGCCGCGGCCTGGACGCGCCTACTGTCGCCCGCCGAGCTGCTCGACGCGCTCGAGCAGCGCCCGGGCTTCCTGGCGAACACCCCCGATGGGAAGCCGCAGCCGCTCACCGAGCGGTTCATAGACGCCACCCGCGGGCTCATGAGCAGCGCCGAGCGGCAGGCCCTCGGGACGCTGGCCCTCGTCCCGGGCGGCTTCCTGGCGGAGGACGGCCGGGCGGCCTCCGGTGCCTCCTCCTTCTTCCTGCTCGCCCTGCTCGAGCGCTCGCTCGTGCGCCGCGAGGGCGAACGCTACACGGTCCACGCCGTCATCGCCGAGCGCTTCAGGGCCGGGCTCGAGGACGAGGCGACCGCGCGCGACGCGGTGGCACGCGCGTACTCGGAGGTCGCGCGGCGACTCAACCGCCTCCCGAGCGCCGAGCGCACGGCCCGCGGCTTCAAGCGCGTGGATTCCGAGAGGGCGAACCTGGAGTGGTCCTTCGCGTGGCTGGCTTCCCGCGCGGACAGCGCAGGCCGCGTGGCCCCTCGCGGAGCTCCTGCGCGGCTACTTCGACGTGCGCGGCTACTACCGGCAGGGGGCCGAGCTGTTCCAGCGCCTCGTGCCGACGTTGGCGGGCTGCGACGACGCGGAGCTCCTCGGCTGGGCGCTCGAGTCCGTCGCCCTCTACCTCATGCGGCAGGAGGAGTTGGCGAAGGCCACGGACAAGATCCGTGAGGCCATAACGCTGCTCGAGGCCGGCGGTCGCACGCGCACGCTGAGCATGGCCCTGAACACCGCCGGCATCGTGGCGAGCCACGAGGATCGCGTGGACGACGCGCTCGGCTACCTACTGGCCGCTGCCGAGATGCGCGCCGCCATGGGCGACGGGTTCGGCGAGGCGCAGTCGCGCGGCAACGTCGCCTTCCTGCTGGCGGGAACGGAGCGCTACGAGGAGGCGTTCCACGCCCTCGAAGCGGCGGCCGAGCGTTACCGCGAGGTCGGTCACGAGAGCGGTCTGGCGCTGGCGCTGGCGGGGATGGGGAGGCTGGCCAGCGAGCACGGGTTGCGACCGCACGCCGAGGCCCTTGCCCTCGTCAAGGAGGCGCAAGCCAAGGCCGAGCGGCTCGGCTTCGCCCACGGGGCGCGGATCGGTGCCACGGACGCGGCGAACATCCTCCTGCGGCTCCGGCGCCACGAGGAAGCCGTCGCGGCGCTCGAGCGCGCCTGCCATTGGGCGCGCATCGAAGAGAACGAGGCGGCCGGGCGGAGCCTGCGCGAGCAGTTGGAGCGGGCGCGTGCCGAGGCCGGGCTCGCCGAGCGAGAGGGGCTGCTGCTCTAGGCGCCGCCCGCCACGCGCGTGGCGGGCGCCAGCGCCTCCAGGACGTCGGCTACGAGGTCAGCGGCCGCCTCGACCCCGATGGACAGGCGCACCAGGCCCTCCGTGACGCCTTCCGCCTCGAGCATCTCCTTGGGCAGGTGCCCGTGGGTCGTCGACGCCGGATGGCAGGCGAGCGAGGCGACGTCGCCAAGCGACACGGCGTTCTCGAACAGCTTCAGCGAGTCGAGGAACGCCGCCGCGGCCCGCCGCCCGCCCTCGAGCTCGACCGACACCATGCCCCCGAAGTCGCTCATCTGCCGCGCGGCCACCGCGAAGCCCGGGTGGTCGGCGAAGCCGGGGTAGTGGACGGCCAGGACGCCGGGTCGGTCGCGCAGGGCCTCGGCGACGGCGCGCGCGTTGCGGCAGTGCGCCTCCATGCGCAGGTGCAGCGTGCGCATGCCGCGTAGCAGCATGTACGCCGCGTGCGGGTCGAGGGTGGCGCCGAGCTGCCTCAGGCCCAGACCGCGCACTTCCAGCATGTGCTCGGCGCTCCCGATGACGACGCCGCCGAGCAGGTCGCCGTGGCCGCCAAGGTACTTGGTGGCCGAGTGGACGACGATGTCGATGCCGTGCTCGATGGGCCGCGTCAGGTAGGGCGTGGCGAACGTGTTGTCCGCGACGCTGACGAGCCCGGCCTCCCGCGCCACCCTGGCGATGAGGTCGAGGTCGTGGACGCGCAGGTTCGGGTTGGTGGGCGTCTCGACGTAGAGCATGCGCGTCCTCGGCCCTACCGCTCCTGCCAGCTCCTCGTCGGCCACCGCCCGCGTCGCGACGCCGAAGCGGCTGAGCAGGTCCTCCAACAGGCTGCGGGTGCCGCCGTACAGGGGTCCGAGGATGACGACCTCGTCGCCCGCACGCAGGAGGCTCATGAGCACGGCGGAGATGGCCCCCATGCCTGAGGCGAAGGCCACGGCCGCCTCCCCGCCCTCGAGAGCCGCCGCCTTCGCCTCGACGGCGCCGACCGTCGGGTTGCCGACGCGCGAGTAGGCGTTGCCCGCCACCTCGCCCGAGAAGATGGCGGCGCCCCGCTCCGTGCTCCCCAGCACGAACGTGCTCGTCTGGTAGATGGGCGTCGTATGCGCCATGGTCGTCTCGTCGTGCCCCTGCCCGGCGCGCACGGCGCGCGTGGCGAAGGCCTCGCCTGCGGTCGTCCTTGTCATGGCCTAGTCTAGCGGCGCCCACCCCCGCCGGGCGCTCGCGTACGGGCGAACCGGGAGCCAAGTCGCGCGAAGTGCGTGTGGCAGCGGCTCGCCTGGTCACGGCCGCGGCGGAGGCGTACAATGCCGCATCTAGAACCGGTTGCGGGCTTGCACCCGCGGACCTCTATACCAACTCCTAAGGGATGGTGGATCGACGATGATCGAAACCGCGCAAGAGCTCCTCAACTACGTCGGCGGGAAGTGGCAGCCCTCCCGCTCCGGCACGCACCAGGACGTCCGCAACCCGGCCACGGCCGCCACCATCGCCCGCGTCCCGTTGAGCGCGAGGGCGGAGGTCGACGAGGCCGTCAGGGCCGGCGTGGCAGGCTTCAGGCAGTGGCGCGAGACGCCCGTCATCGACCGCATCAAGCCCCTCTTCAAGCTCCGTGACCTCCTCATCGCCAACCTCGACGAGCTCGGCCGCACCATCACCAACGAGGCCGGCAAGACCTACGGCGAGAGCGTCGCCGAGATGCAGCGCGGCGTCGAGAACGTCGAGGTGGCGTGCGGCGCGCCGTACATGATGCAGGGGAGCAACAACGAGGACATCGCCCACGGCATCGACGAGCACATGATCCGGCAGCCCCTCGGGGTCGTTGCCGCCATCACGCCCTTCAACTTCCCGGGCATGATCCCCTTGTGGTTCCTGCCGTACGCGGTGGCCACCGGCAACTCCTTCCTCCTCAAGCCGAGCGAGAAGGTGCCCATGACCACGCAGCTCCTCTTCCGCCTCCTCGAGGAGGCCGGCTTCCCGGCCGGGGTCGTCGGGCTCGTCAACGGCGGCAAGGAGACGGTCGACGCCATCCTCGACCACCCCGACGTCAAGGCCGTGTCGTTCGTCGGCTCGACCTCGGTCGCCAAGTACATCTACGCGCGCGCCACGCAGAACGGCAAGCGCGCCCAGTGCCAGGGCGGCGCCAAGAACCCGGCCGTGATCATGCCCGACGCCGACATGGACATGTCCACCCGCATCATGGCCGACTCCGCCTTCGGCTGCGCCGGTCAGCGCTGCCTGGCGACGTCGGTCGCCATCACGGTGGGCGACGCCAGGCAGGAGTTCACGGACCGCATGGTGGCGGCCGCCGAGTCGCGCACGGTTGGCTACGGCCTCGACAAGTCGACCCAGATGGGCCCCGTCATCTCGGCCGAATCGAAGAGCCGCATCGCCGGCCTCATCGAGAAGGGCGTCAGCCAGGGCGCTCGCGTGCTCACCGGCGGCGCCGACGTGAACGTCGACGGCTTCGCGGACGGCTACTTCGTGCACGCCACGTTGCTCGACGACGTTACCCCTGGCTCCGACATCGCCAAGACGGAGGTCTTCGGGCCCGTCCTCTCCATGATGCACGCGAGCTCCCTCGACGAGGCCATCCAGATGGTCAACGACCGCGCCTACGGCAACCAGGCCTCCATCTTCACGACCTCCGGCAGCGCCGCCCGCCAGTTCCGCCATCAGGCCGTAGCCGGGAACATCGGCATCAACCTCGGCGTCGCCGCGCCCATGGCGTTCTTCCCCTTCAGCGGCTGGAGCGAGAGCTTCTTCGGCGACCTGCACGCGCAGGGCGCCCACGGGATCGAGTTCTTCACGCAGACGAAGGTCGTGGTGGAGCGCTGGCCCGAGCACTGGAGCCGCACGTTCTGAGTCGAGGACCGTGCCTGCGGCCGGCATGCCGACCGCAGGCACGCGACTAGATCCGAAGACGGCCCCGCAAGCCTCGCCTGCGAGTTCCCCCGGTCAGGAGGCCCCCGACGGTCCTCGCGAGACCGAGGGCGCCCAGGGACCCACTGGAGGAGCATGGAGCATCACAAGCTGTCACTCGACCAGTTGCAGGACTCGTTCTCGGAGATCCATCCGCGTTACACGCCGAACGAGGCCACCGTCGAAGCCGAGCGCTGCCTCTACTGCTTCGACGCGCCCTGCATCAAGGCCTGCCCGACGAGCATCGACATCCCGACCTTCATCAGGCAGATCGCCAACGACAACCTGACGGGCGCCGGCACGACCATCCTCGAGTCGAACATGATGGGCCACACCTGCGGGCGCGTCTGCCCCGTGGAGGAGCTCTGCGTCGGCGCCTGCGTACTCGGCAACGAACATAGGCCCATCGCCATCGGGCGGCTCCAGCGCTACGCCACCGACCACATCTTCGAGAACGACATCCAGCCGTTCGAGCTCGTGCCCGACACGGGCAAGCGCGTGGCGATCATCGGCGCCGGCCCCGCGGGCCTCAGCACGGCGGGCGAGCTCGCCAGGCGCGGCATCCGGGCCACCGTCTTCGAGAAGAGGGAGCTGGCGGGCGGTCTCTCGACGTACGGCATCGTCGTGTTCCGCGAGCCGACGAACGTGGCGCTCGAGGAGGTCGGGTTCGTCGAGAAGCTGGGCGTGACGGTGCGCACGGGCGTCGAGGTCGGGCGCGACGTGCTGCCGGAGGACCTCCTGCGCGAGTACGACGCCGTTGTGCTCGCCGCCGGCACGGGCCGCGTGCCGCCGCTCGGCGTCCCGGGCGAGGGGCTCGAAGGCGTGGTCGAGGCCCTGCCCATGATCGCGGCCACGAAGCTGGCCGACAAGGACGGCAAGGAGGCGCTCACGCGCATCCCGGTAGGCAACGAGGTCATCGTAGTCGGGGCCGGCAACACGGCCATCGACGCCGCCACCGTCGCCAAGCGCCTCGGCGCGGAGCGCGTGACGATGCTCTACCGCCGCGGTCGCGAGGAGATGAGCGCGTACGACCACGAGGTGGCGTTCGTCAGGGCCGAGGGCGTCGACATCCGCCTCCTCACCCAGCCCGTCGAGGTCCTCGGGGAGGGCGGGAAGGTCACCGGGGTGCGCTGCGTGCGTATGCGCCTTGGCGACCCCGACGCGAGCGGCAGGCGCCGCCCCGAGCCCATCCCCGGCAGCGAGTTCGTCATCCCGGCCGATCAGGTCATCAAGGCCATCGGCCAGGAGAAGCTCGTCGCCCTCTACGACGCCGTGGGCGTGGAGCACGCCTCGGGCTACGTGCGCACGGACGGCGAGCTGCGCACGAGTAACCCCAAGGTCTTCGCCGCCGGCGACTGCGTGCGCGCCACCGGCCAGGCGCTCACGGTCACCGCCTCGGAGGACGGCAAGATCGCGGCGCGCGCCATCGCCAGGCAGCTCGGCGTGGCCGAGCCGGTCCCCGCCAGGGACGACACTCGCGGCCGTTTCCTGCACGCCACGGTCAACGAGTTCGGGAGGATCCATGGCTGACCTGACAACCAACTTCGCAGGCGTCGTTAGCCCGAACCCGTTCTGGCTCGCGTCGGCGCCGCCGACGAACTCCGCATACCAGATCAACAAGGCGTTCGAGTACGGCTGGGGCGGGGCAGTCTGGAAGACGATCGGCGACCCCGTGCTGAACGTGTGCAACCGCTACGGCCAGTTCGAGTACGGTCACCGCCGCCTCATCGCCATCAACAACGTCGAGCTCATCTCCGATCGCCCGATCGAGGTCAACCTCAAGGAGATCCGCGAGGTCAAGAAGCTCTGGCCGGACCGGGCCGTGGTCGTCTCCGCGATGGTCTCGTCCAACGAGGCCGCGTGGCGCAAGGTCGTGCAACAGATCGAGGACACGGGCGCCGACGCCATCGAGCTCAACTACGGCTGCCCGCACGGCATGAGCGAGCGCGGCATGGGCGCAGCCGTCGGGCAGGTGCCCGAGTACTGCGAGATGATCACGGGCTGGGTCACGGCCGCCGCCAGCATCCCGGTCATCGTGAAGCTGACGCCCAACGTCACCAACATCGTCCCGCCCGCCCACGCCGCCGTGAACGCCGGCGCGGACGGCATCTCGCTCATCAACACCATCAACTCCATCACGGGCGTCGACCTCGACAGCCTGGAGATCTTCCCGAACGTCGGCGGCAAGGGCAGCCACGGCGGCTACGCCGGCCCGGCCGCCAGGCCCATCGCCCTGCACATGCTCTCCCAGGTCGCCGCCGACCCGAAGGTCGCGGCGTCCGGCATCCCGATCTCCGGCATGGGCGGCATCGAGACGTGGCGCGACGCCGCCCAGTTCCTCCTCCTCGGCGCGACCAGCATGCAGGTCTGCACGGCCGTGATGCACTACGGCTTCCGCATCATCCACGAGCTGTGCGACGGGCTCTCCAACTGGCTCGACGAGAAGGGCGCCGGCTCCATCTCCGAGTTCGTCGGCAAGTCCGTGCCCCGCATCGGCCACTTCGGCGACTTCGACCTCTCGTTCAAGACGGTCGCGGTCATCGACGAGGAGAAGTGCATCCAGTGCAACCTCTGCTACGTGGCCTGCGACGAGGGGGCGCACCAGTGCATCGACCTGACGAAGGACGGCGCGCGCGTGGACCCCGAGACCTACGCCGGCGCCGAGCTCCTGCAGCCGAAGGTGCGCGAGGAGGATTGCGTCGGCTGCGACCTCTGCAGCCTCGTGTGCCCGGTCGACGACTGCATCACCATGCAGGAGCGCCCCCGCGAGCGCGAGAGCTTCACCTGGAACGAGCTCGTGAGGAC is a window encoding:
- a CDS encoding NAD(P)-dependent oxidoreductase; translated protein: MEHHKLSLDQLQDSFSEIHPRYTPNEATVEAERCLYCFDAPCIKACPTSIDIPTFIRQIANDNLTGAGTTILESNMMGHTCGRVCPVEELCVGACVLGNEHRPIAIGRLQRYATDHIFENDIQPFELVPDTGKRVAIIGAGPAGLSTAGELARRGIRATVFEKRELAGGLSTYGIVVFREPTNVALEEVGFVEKLGVTVRTGVEVGRDVLPEDLLREYDAVVLAAGTGRVPPLGVPGEGLEGVVEALPMIAATKLADKDGKEALTRIPVGNEVIVVGAGNTAIDAATVAKRLGAERVTMLYRRGREEMSAYDHEVAFVRAEGVDIRLLTQPVEVLGEGGKVTGVRCVRMRLGDPDASGRRRPEPIPGSEFVIPADQVIKAIGQEKLVALYDAVGVEHASGYVRTDGELRTSNPKVFAAGDCVRATGQALTVTASEDGKIAARAIARQLGVAEPVPARDDTRGRFLHATVNEFGRIHG
- a CDS encoding aminotransferase class I/II-fold pyridoxal phosphate-dependent enzyme, whose amino-acid sequence is MTRTTAGEAFATRAVRAGQGHDETTMAHTTPIYQTSTFVLGSTERGAAIFSGEVAGNAYSRVGNPTVGAVEAKAAALEGGEAAVAFASGMGAISAVLMSLLRAGDEVVILGPLYGGTRSLLEDLLSRFGVATRAVADEELAGAVGPRTRMLYVETPTNPNLRVHDLDLIARVAREAGLVSVADNTFATPYLTRPIEHGIDIVVHSATKYLGGHGDLLGGVVIGSAEHMLEVRGLGLRQLGATLDPHAAYMLLRGMRTLHLRMEAHCRNARAVAEALRDRPGVLAVHYPGFADHPGFAVAARQMSDFGGMVSVELEGGRRAAAAFLDSLKLFENAVSLGDVASLACHPASTTHGHLPKEMLEAEGVTEGLVRLSIGVEAAADLVADVLEALAPATRVAGGA
- the preA gene encoding NAD-dependent dihydropyrimidine dehydrogenase subunit PreA, yielding MADLTTNFAGVVSPNPFWLASAPPTNSAYQINKAFEYGWGGAVWKTIGDPVLNVCNRYGQFEYGHRRLIAINNVELISDRPIEVNLKEIREVKKLWPDRAVVVSAMVSSNEAAWRKVVQQIEDTGADAIELNYGCPHGMSERGMGAAVGQVPEYCEMITGWVTAAASIPVIVKLTPNVTNIVPPAHAAVNAGADGISLINTINSITGVDLDSLEIFPNVGGKGSHGGYAGPAARPIALHMLSQVAADPKVAASGIPISGMGGIETWRDAAQFLLLGATSMQVCTAVMHYGFRIIHELCDGLSNWLDEKGAGSISEFVGKSVPRIGHFGDFDLSFKTVAVIDEEKCIQCNLCYVACDEGAHQCIDLTKDGARVDPETYAGAELLQPKVREEDCVGCDLCSLVCPVDDCITMQERPRERESFTWNELVRTRPEVTTDWDAMVAFRREVGIEIH
- a CDS encoding CoA-acylating methylmalonate-semialdehyde dehydrogenase, producing the protein MIETAQELLNYVGGKWQPSRSGTHQDVRNPATAATIARVPLSARAEVDEAVRAGVAGFRQWRETPVIDRIKPLFKLRDLLIANLDELGRTITNEAGKTYGESVAEMQRGVENVEVACGAPYMMQGSNNEDIAHGIDEHMIRQPLGVVAAITPFNFPGMIPLWFLPYAVATGNSFLLKPSEKVPMTTQLLFRLLEEAGFPAGVVGLVNGGKETVDAILDHPDVKAVSFVGSTSVAKYIYARATQNGKRAQCQGGAKNPAVIMPDADMDMSTRIMADSAFGCAGQRCLATSVAITVGDARQEFTDRMVAAAESRTVGYGLDKSTQMGPVISAESKSRIAGLIEKGVSQGARVLTGGADVNVDGFADGYFVHATLLDDVTPGSDIAKTEVFGPVLSMMHASSLDEAIQMVNDRAYGNQASIFTTSGSAARQFRHQAVAGNIGINLGVAAPMAFFPFSGWSESFFGDLHAQGAHGIEFFTQTKVVVERWPEHWSRTF